The window CAGCCGCTCCGTTGCCGCCCGGGGCGCGGCTTCGTTTGGTGCTCACCGCGCGTCCGGCCGGGCGAGCCAGCGCTCAGCTCTGCGCTGACGGCCGTGCTGGGCGAGCCCGCGATGAGCTGCGAGCTCCGCTTTCCGAGCTGAAACGTTTGAGGCGGTCAGATCTCAAAGGCggctgtcttgttttttttcttccatttggtTTTGCATTTCTCTCGGAAGGTTTTATAGGTGGAAATGGAAGTAGTTCGGCAAGGCACACATGGGAATCCTTGTCCCGTCAGGGATAAATAAAGAAGGTGTGTAGGAGCTGCGAGACAGAGGCACGAGACGGCTCGGGTTGGAGGGACCTCGGGGCACCCGGTGCCGTCCCGCTGCCACCTCAATGGGCGTGAGCCGTCCCGCTCTTTAAGTGACTCATAACGGCTGTAATTGCTAACGTTCATTCGTAGGCTCTGAGGGCCCATGTGTGTGTTCTGCTGTCTGTGGCACTGGCAGGGCTGTTTGTCGTCACATGTGAAAAAAGCTGGCAGCTCTGAgtttccagcagagctggaaatggGGCTTGGATTTCCTTGCCCTTCTGTGCAGCTTTTGACGTTCCCACCCATCTCCCCCTTCCTGACACATCTGCCTTCTTGATTTCACACAGATTTCTCGTATTGTCCCCATAGAGCTGTACTGCTGTACAGTGcatctgaaaagaaatcctAAGTTAGCTCGTGCTGATGCTTCCTTCTTGACTGTGTTTATTACAGTTTATATCTGTTGCTGAAACCTAACAGTTCAttgtattaatttttctttttgtcctctttCAGCCGAGTGGTGTTGCCATGTTCAGTGCAAGAGGTATGTCCTCATCTGACCTGTTCTGGCTCTGGGGGGAGGGATGGGAAGATGCCGACGTGTTCTTTAAGTCTGACTGCCCTGGATCCAAATGTTCCCTgcgctgtgcagctcagctgtgcaTAAGGTACCATGTGTGTAAGCCACCAGTCAGGCAGAGCTAACCTGTTGCAGATCAGTGAATTTCAAAAGGAGGCAGATGCCTACAGGCCTGCAGCGTTTAGTTGTTTCTGAGCCACTCCGTGGCTTACGAGCGAGAGAAAAACATTGTGcaactgtgtgctgcagcagaatttTCCTGCTGATCAAGGCATTCGGTGACCCCAAAGCTTTTCCTGAAGGCAAAAGTAAGAACGGTCTTCTGAGATCTGAAGGCAGCTATTTAAATGGTCCTGTGAGGGTGGTACCTAATTAGTTAAAAGTATTAGTCTGGGAGAGCTGGTGCAGGAATTCAATCATTTCAAAATCTTGTAAACAAAAGATTgtattacttttatttcatgaagaatttctatgctttgtttttaatgtggGATGAACGAAGGGTggtggatgcagtgctccataCCAGTGTGTTGCATTAAGGTGAAGGAAGAGGTGCATCGAGGTGGTGTGTTTTGCCCCATAGTCACGTTGTCATGaatgcttcttttattttctttcctaatttcATTGTGTTCCTACTAGCAGTTCTTCTGTGCATTGGCCGTTTTGCCTGACTTAAATATTGAATCTCACCTTTCTTAACTTTCCAGTATCAAGTTGGTCAACTTTATTCGGTGGCAGAAGCTAGCAAAAATGAAACGGGAGGTGGTGAAGGAATTCAAGTCTTAATAAACGAGCCTTATGAAAAAGATGATGAGAAGGGACAATATACTCACAAAATCTATCACTTAAAGAGGTGAGGAAAACATAGATATTGGTTGGGACCATCTCTGTTAATTACCTTGCGgttacatagaatcatagaatggcctgggttgaaaaggaccacagtgatcatctggttccaaccccctgctgtgtgcagattgccaaccagcagcccaggctgcccagagccacatccagcctggccttgaatgcctgcagggatggggcatccacagcctccttgttACCTGCAGCAATGTTCTCTTAACTGTTCTGTGATCAGTAATGTTGTTAGAGTTCCTGCATAGCTGACTGTGAGTAACTTAGGGATCGTGACCTTTGCTGTGCTTGGGTAGAACATGCCTTTCTTTTTAGAGTGGAAGAAATCAGTGAGGTTCTGCAGCTGGCAAATAAACTTAAATCAtgtcaatttttgttttttacagtaaagTTCCTGGTTTTGTAAGAATGATTGCTCCAGAAGGCTCCCTGGTGTTCCACGAGAAGGCCTGGAATGCATATCCTTACTGTAGAACAAGTAGGTGACACTTCTGTGCTGAAGTGTCTCATACTGTTAGTGTTTAGGGATGGTCTTAAATCGTTTAGGAGCAGAGTGGGTGCCATCAAGTAGAAAGCACGTTTTGCACTTTAATGTTGTGTTTCTGAGATCTCCTGTTCTGAAGAGGTCTGCTTATGAAAAGCAGCCTTAGAGTGCAGTGCCATTAGTGCAAGACTAACAGCTCACTCTTTCTTTGAGTGTAGAACAGAAGCTGTTAGAAACCAAGTAATTTCTGTACATCCTTGTAGTCTCTTTAAAGGAGATGACTGCGTTATTGAAATACTTTAACTGTGGCAGCCTTAAGAGTAGGctctgttctgttgtttttattcaatAGTTGGAATCACTTTGTAGTAAACTTCCAAAATTAGGGCTGGCAAGTTGTAatctgctgcagcatgctgaCTGCATACACCAAAATCTCTCAGACTAATCTTGAATGTTTCTTAGCACTGTGATGTATTCATTGTCTGCAGTGTTTCATAAACAATCCTATCTAATaacacttttgtttcttttttgctttcctcccACGTGTTTCCAATGACCAGTTGTGACGGTGAGTGTTTGAATTGCTATCAGTGCTATGGTGGATTGATCTgaattgtgttttatttgttgtgaATGCTACAACTGACTCGGGCAAGCCAGCCTCAGCCACATATCTGTGCCTTGTGGGGGTTCCTGGCACAGGACAACTTGTTACTTTGTCACTACTTGGCTGTAATTGGAAGGAACTGTAATTTGGCAAAGAAATGCTCTCATTTTTTGCatcatgttttgtttctttgcttacTGTTACAGCTCTGTAACGCCTGTCTTGTTAAGGCAGGCCAAGAACAGAACGCTAAGTCAGCTTTTTCTATGGTCTTGAATGTGGAATAATCAGTCCCTGAAATCCTGTTTTGGAGAAAGTGAAATTCTGCCTCAGTTAAAATGGGTTAACAGAGAAGCAAGGTGGACCAATTTAgatggggttttggggtttttgctatttaaaatgtGTGATAAAGAGACCAGCAAGCCTTCATTATCCCGTGTCTCTATTTTGGTGATCTGTTTGAGGGAGCTTTGTACATTTGATGTTAAATTCCTTTATCTGCTCGCATGCAGACTTGGTTCAGATTGTCACCCTGAGGGTACAGCATAAGGTGCTGCAAACACGTTGCTGAACTGCTCGGCTTGTTTCCCCATGATGTGTGCACACTGATGTCTGCTTTTCTACTTCTGAAATTAGAAGTGTTCTGTGCTGGGCTGTAGACATAAGGTTTGGTAGTAGCCAGACCTCGACGGTCGTAACTGTGCTATACATGAACGTCTGCTCTGTGTCAGCTGTCACCCAGCTCTCAGAATGGTCTCATTAACTGAAGTATATTGGCGTCaaatttttccatctttgttgcagtattcatttaaaatgctgtgaacGTAGAAGTAAAGAATTTCAGAGCTGAGGAAGAGGGATCCTGAGTGACAGCGCCCTTATTTCTATTTGTGTGCACCGAGCTGGGCTTACCAGTAGGACTGCTTTCAAGGGAGCACTTGGTGCTGTAGCTGATTTCTTGCTcttagaatcaccaaggtttgAAGAAGCCTCCAGCATCATTCAGTGCAGCCACccccaccaccagcactgcccatcAGAGGCAGGTTATCCCGTGGTACCTTCTGTGTGCAGGAGAAAGggctgtttctttttgtaatttaaatagAGTGTGTGCTAGTTAAGACTTAGTGAGGACTGCTTTATGCAAATGTAAATTTGCACTTATGTAAAACATACCTACGCTGTCTAACTAGGAGTTAAGCTGAGTGAGCACAATCAAACtcatggtttttgttttaattcttacaGAATGAATACATGAAAGAtgatttcttcataaaaatcGAGACCTGGCACAAACCCGACCTGGGGACGTCAGAGAACGTGAGTTGGGATTTGGATGCCTAACACtagtaatattttcctttcagccaAATAAGGTCTTCCATATCCAGTAATGGCAGATAATCACTGTATAACGTTCAAAGTCCAACCAGTTACTTACACAGAAAGTGTTATTCAAATCCTTCTGAGGTGATCAGGGTTTCTCATCTaaagaggtagaaaaaaaaagaggaatttcttttttgtttttaatgttaatatCAGTGCAGATATCTGATTCTCACTGACATTAAAAGAGGTTTTCAGGAAGTGGGaacttttaatttcatattcttttctcTTAGGAGTGCCAGTGACCTTGAAACTGACAttatggtttatttttgtaCGTTTCTGTAGGGCTATTTATTGAAGCTTAAGCTGTAAGTTTTCTGGACTGGAggtcttctttttctgtgttgatGGTTCATTCAGTTCATGGGTCTCTTCAGGAGACCTCTTCTGTACAGTGACAAATGTACTTACAGAGCATTTGGGGGGGAAGGATGGTCAATATATTCTCAGTGCTTTGGTGAATTGCTTCAACCCTAAAGAAAGGatgtgctgcagagaaggaggGTATTTCTtgaacagctctgctttctttaaTTGTAAGTTCAGGTGTGCCATACAGGTAACAGATGTGAAGTTAATAGCATGCTTAGATCAATGTGTAGCTTCATCCTGCATGCATTCATCTGAAGCATACTAGAGGAAGGCCTATTTAGAGAACTGACTAAAGGTAGGCAGGTTATTGAGACCTGCCATATTTGCACTTTGGCACTTGTGaagatttctttctaaatagAACCATTTTACTGAATGGGTGACATTTCTAATTAGAGCTTGATTTCATCAGCTGTGATATACAAAGAATACAGCTTGATTTTAAAACTGGTCTCATGAATGCACAGGAGCTGAAGGCTTTGTGTTGGTTTAAAATTGTTTAGTGAATTAATTGAACTAAAGAAATAATTCCCTtttaagaaagcagagaaagaaagcacagattCTGAGAACACACTTTACCTTCATGAGGTCCAGAATAAAATATACTTGCTGCATCAGGTTGTGGCATCAAAAccactcctttttcttttgcaggtgCACAATTTAGATCCCAACACGTGGAAGAGTGTTGAAGTTGTCCATATTGACATTGCAGACAGAACTCAAGTAGAACCAGGAGTAAGTAAACGTGCTGATGTTGGGGTAGGGGCACAGCGTGCTGCTCGTTCTGTCAGTGCTTTCTGGTTGTTGTGAATGAGCTGGAAGTGGTATGGATTTTATCCAACAGATACAATTATTTTGAATAAttctttcctgtgcttcatGCTTAGGAATTGCGTTGACAATTTTAAACTGTTGGGTTTGACTCTCAGTTACATGACACAAACGTGAAAATCAACAGACTGTTGGTGTCGTTTTTATTTCCAGCTGTAGACAAAGTAATTGAGTAGATGGAGCAGGGATCCGTGTGCTCATGTCTGTGTGTGAAGGCAAGAGCAAGAACCTGCCCCAGCTGTCCAGCATGAGAGAGAGCAGCAATTCCACCAAGCTCCTATTGTGCTTCTGCTGCTACTTTTTGATTAGAAGTTCTCTGTCCCCCAACCCATCCTTCACTCTGTGGTTCAGGCAATCTCAAGAGGAACTGTCAGGCTTTGCCACTAAAAACTAGACTTTACTTTTAAACTCCTGTTATCCGAACAGTTCTCAGGAAATGAACTTTGGTATCTTGTGAAAGCTGTGGGATTACTCTTTCTGTTTCCTCATCATTAATTGCTTTGGTGACCATCAGCATTATGGATACACCCAGAAATCTCTCTTTGGGAGTCTATGATCTTTTTCCTGAGTGTATGAAGTTTAATATCTTtgtagaggaaggaaaaaattagGAGAGATTTTATCAGTAATGGCACATGGTTATTTAGTGAAGTTGTATGCCAGACAAAGAGGAGTGTGTGCAGTGGTGGAAGCTGGCTGCCATATGAAGAAGAGAGAGTGGCAAAGTTCAGTGCTAGGAACACAGGCCTCCATCTTCTCTTTTCAGTTGCGCTTTGCACAGAAAAGATGCCTTAAATCTGATAATGTGAAATTTCACTGGAGTAAATACCCAAAGAGATGTATTCAGCTTTATCTGCCTTGCTGGGATTTCGCTTACAGGGCAGCCCTTCAGGTCTGTGATAGTTCCCATTCTGTTCCTCTGCATTGCCAATTGTTAAGCAACTCACTGTGTGTGATTGATGTGAGTAAGAAGGTAGGATACATTGATTTTACACGCAGGTTTACACAACTTCAGAGGGCACCTTCACTATAAAGCGCTTGTCCTAATTTCTGGCTTACACCAACACTGGCCTGTTTGTGTTCACGTGATAATTTTGTGCTGGTTTTGTGCAAGCAGCTGTTCTTGAAACTATTTAATTGttattttccaaaaaataaatacttggaTATCTTTCACTGTGAGGAGAGGACTCCTTTGCAGGCAAGtaaaggaaagagggaaaaggcCACAGTGGTATGTGAATGGGAAAGGCGTGTTTcataaattgctatttctgttgCCAACTTAAGTGTATAACCTGCACTGCTGCTTAACTGATGTTTAATGGGTGACCTGTGGGTTTACATGTGTGAAAATACACTGTTTGGAGAACCTCCCTGTAAAGCAAACGGAATGTACCTCACCTATTGTAATGCAGTGAGGAATCATTTTGCTGCCCCTTGTTCTTTCAGACATTCCATATGACCTTAGAGCTGACCTGGCAGGTAAATGTATGTTGTGCATTCCCTATTCCGTGCCTGGAATTGTGGCAGACAACAACAGTGCTGTCAGCTGTCAGGATGCTTTCTCAGTCGCAGTACCTGTAAATAAAGGGTTGTGCTTATTATTGATGTTCCTTGATCTTACATATTTACTCTGTTTGGAGTACTGTTAGGGAACAGCACTGCTTATGCTGTATGCCctcttgcagtgctgtgtgccatGGTTTGCCTTCATATTGCAGTTTCCTTTGTACTAAAGACTAACAGATGGTGGCATGCTAAAAGCAGCTGTACTTTAGGCTCGGGATCAAGATCCATCTAACCCAGTATCCTGTTAGGGGCCAGTAGCAGTGACGTGTGGAAGGATAAGGCACTTGGGAAGCATAGAATACAAAAAGCTGAGAGGTGCATATCTGTGGAAAGATCAATCTGTTTAAAAGACTTCCAGAACCCCTGCTTACATCTGGCCCTTTGGTAGGAACTTCCATTCCCATGAGTGCATCTAATCCATTTTAAAACCGTTTACACTGCTGACCTTTGTAGCCTCGTGAATTCTGTGGGGTGTTTGTTGGTACAGAGATACAGCACGCACCTGCCTCATCATTCAGTTCATTTTGTGCCCCTTTTTATACTTTCTGCAGAATTCTTCTTACAGTTTTTGACCATTCTCCCATTGTCCTCCCCCACCTCCTCTCCATCACATCTCTCCCAGGGCCGCTGTCTCTCCATCCGTCTTCACATGGAAACCATTTCATATGTGAAAGTCCTTGAAACTATTTTCAGTACATTatcctcctgtttttttttttccctccttttgaATGTTTGGTCTACAGAGTGTCAGAACTATAAACGTGGAATGGTTTAATCCAGAGTCTCAGGTCACCTCTTATGTTTCTatgttctcttccttttgtaGTGACTCTAACACCATTTTTGGCCATAGCAAAGTGCTTTTAGGTTCAGATTCACAGTAGGACCCATGATAGTGTAGGTATCCTTGGGACCAACTTCCACCACGTGATTCAGGTTTGCGTTTCCATTTCATCCCTTAGACATTCCATTTTGCAGAGTGCTGACTTTGAATATCACGTCAGTGCTTTGTTGAATGAAATTTTACCTGAATGTAGATCCTGCTGTGAGTTACCCATGAGCTGGCACCCTTCTCACACCTCTTATTTGCCCCCTTTCTTCAACAGCTCAGTGTTGGCCAGCAGGGAATTCTCCTTGACCCAGACTGGTAGTCTCTTCCGTGGTGAAAATCTGCACTTTCTggcctttgttttatttacatttgtttattttttgtcaaaAAGAACCCAGTTGTGCTACATGGGATAACAGCATGACTGAAGGAAGCAggctgcatttttaaaatccaaTTTTGGTTAAAGTTGTGATAAATACACTCAAGATGTACCCTTGCATTCGGTGATTGAACCTTGGCCAAAGCATTGTAGTGTGACGATTACTTCAGTTTCAGAGCTGCAATCAGcataaatacaaaaagcagTGCATTTCCTAAAGGTACTGATGGTATGCATATGCTAACTTGTGCTTGTTTAAGTATGTATAGAAATAATTTGGGCAACATCTGTGGCTTTCTTCAGGTATAGATTTAACCCTGGCCTCTTAATCATCTCCAGCATACAATCAAAGCAGCTTTATGTGGTTTATATACAAAAATCACTTCCCAGGAGAATAAGACTTTTTAAAGAGTAAGCAGAATTGAACACTCAGTTAACATCACAAGAGTCTGCGTTTTTGGAAACAATTTGTGTGAAGCTGGAGTgtagcaaaaacaaagaaattgaaGTCAGATTTATAGCTGTTTCTGTGCAGTGAAGAGGTGGTTAGATGTCTTCTTCTAGGTCATACTAGATCATTATATTGCTTGAAACAATGTTCTAAAAGTACAATTTCATACAGGGCAGTCAGTATTTAATGCTTGAACTAAGAGCAAGAAATATGGGCTGTCTGTGCACTGGCAGGGcggttggaacttgatgatccttggggtcccttccaaccgaagccattctatgattctgtgatcccccTGGCTCTACAGGTTCAGTAAATATCACATAGGAAACATCCTTTTGTAGTCTgtagaagaattttaaaagtttcttgactgaaaaaactgttttctctgaaagcaaGGTGGATCTGTCCCAGTTTGGACTCAATTTGTGATGTGATAGGCGTTAAAAAGTCCGTTGTTAGCAGGCCAGAAGCGTAGTATCATGTGCTGTATTGGTAATAGTCTTGGTGCGTCTTGTGTACATCATAACCTCTCagtttatctgaaaaataaataaggatgCTTGTTTTGAATAAGGGAACACTCAGTCGACTGAAACATGAGGCGTGGGGCTTcaggcttgttttgttttggtgctCAGGTGAGGCAGGTGTGTGAAAGTatgggctgctgctggtgggtgtCACTGGACGAGAGGGAGAAGAGGTGGCACCACCTGATGATGTTATTCCCACTATGCTGATGCATCTGGGAGTAACTTTCAGCGTTGGTGGGCAATGAACTGTGAAGAAACGCCTGAATTGAGGGTTTGTTGCAATTATTGCTTTATTGGATTCGGTTCACGGTCTCTGAATAATTCTCTATTGCAGTCTGTTGCATTCACGTGTATTGAATTGCGGTTTTAAGCAGGAAGTACACATGAAACAACATCTGtgtatttcttcagaaaggATTTTTACTTCTCTATATTCTTACTCAGCTGCATCTCATGCCTGCCTGACGAGTTTTCAGGAGAGCTTCGGGGCTTTTTAGCTGTAATATTTCTTCCAACTGctgcctgtttttcttcctaagaAGGACTTGTTGCTGTCAGGAGTTAAGCACTTGCTGCACAGATATTTTCCTTAAACTTTGCAGAGAACTGCTGTTTATTTGTACTCTGGCTCCAGTCCAGCTGACTTGCTTGCATGCTGGTAGGGTTTGTGTGTTGTGAGGAgttcctgcagtgctctctTGTCCTTCTAGGCTTTGGTCTAACAGGATGTGGTGTGATTCTTGAAAAGTCTTCTGTATGTGATCTCTACAATGTTACCATGactcatctcttttctttgaattttatttCGCTCCTACCTTTTACttacagcatttatttctgtgctacAAGTAATGCCACAGGAGTGGGAGAgtagcatagaatcatagaatggtttgagttggaagggactcctgAAGGGCATCTGATCCCATtgcctgcagtgctcagggacacccacagctccagcagtgctcacagccatCCAGTTGCTCAGAGCCATGTGCAGAGCATGCTGTGCTTGTCCTAATGAAGTTTTTCACTGGGACTGAGTGGAAAGGCATCACAGGTGATGAAAGTATTAGGAAGCACTGAATGAATGGGAGGCCTGCTCCAGGGTCCATGTAGTCAATGTATATCTTTTAACTTTTAACATGTTAATTGCACTTCCTTCACCTTAATGACTGCGAGTGAAGTATATGCTGTTGGTCTCTCATACCCTCAAATGCAGCATAAGAGCATTGATGGTTAGAAAGTTGTTGATATGTTGCAATAGCTTGCTGCCTTTGTTCTGTATCTTCTATTCTGGTGTTTGAGTGGGGTTGACAGGCAGTCATAACCAATATTTTAGAGcaggaaatatatttatgtaaaaatatattgtcGTAAGGacttaaatgtatttcttgATTTACTTGtaaagaaaattccttttttttttccagccaggGGTTGTTTTAGAAATATCTATTCACAGACATAAGATGAAGCCTTCAGAATGTGCTGTGGACCTGAGGATTGGAGCAGATTGCAGCTGTCTTCACCTACAGTGTTTGGAAATCACTAATGGGAGGAGAAGTCTGCAGCTGGTGGCAAGCAGTGTGGCTGTGCCCCTGTGCTCATCTTGCTGGCTCCTAAAGGAGCTGGAGTGCTAAGGAGGCAGCAGGCTcgtgccctgtgctgctgcctgcttgcagCTGTAATTGGGAGTTAGTGCTCTGCTCTGTATGCCATGCGTGTTGTATGTGAGGAAATACTGCTCATGTTGGTGCTCATAAAAAGGACGTGCCTTGGTCcagtaaaatcagaaatgaatggGGCTTTCCTAAGTAACAAATGTTGCTCTCATCCTGGGGAGGACCTGCATACACGTGTTGCTGGATTCTCAGTGTTAACATGCGGTGCTTGTGCTGAGTCCTCAAATTACTGCTGTGTGGTGGATAAAGAATTCTCTTAGTACCTGTGGGAGTGCCCTGCTAAAGCTGCCTGGCTATTATTTGGGCTCTTTGTATAAATATATTGTTTCAATTTAGagggaaaaatagaagaaaatgctgcCTTGTGGTCACAGTGAAAATATATCCGCCAGCAGTGCGGTTGGAGGTCTTCTGAATCATGCTTCTAGCAAAAGCAAtccatttatatatatttgaaagatCTGAACATCTATTAATGCTTTCTAAATCCGTTAACTAGTGGGTTGTATGGGGCCTTCAGTGCATCTGACAGCAAAAACACTGAGCTTTATATAAAACCAACCTACAAACGAAGTACATAAGTGAGGAGCCAGCTTCTTGTTCCTTGGATTGCTAGATCTGCCCGTGGGCTGTGTGCATCCTTCCATGCAGCATCTGTTACTGGCCACTGAGACAGGATATTAGATCAGATGGACTCCTGTGTGACCCAGCCTGGTAAGCTCTGCTCCATGGTGTGCCAGTGCTGGGGTtatcttgtgtgtgtgtgtgcaactGCTGTAGGTGGAAAGCAGTTCTCAAGGCACTGTGCTTGGATGCTGTGCCTTATAAGGAGCACTACTGCAGTTCTGGTGCTCACAGAGCCTTTCTTACAATTATTCCTATCTCGAGGTGGATAGGATTGAATTTTCCATGTCCAGGGACGCAGTGGGAAGATGAAGCTTTAGTTTTGATTCATCTTTAAAGCAATTTGTGGATGGGATTCTTTGTGACAGCCCTGTGATGCAGGATTGGGGAATCCCAGCAGCCGCTTTCCTGGCAGTGTTTCTTTCGTTCTGTGCTCTGCACATTTTGTCCTCAtcaaaatttgtctttttaaactGCACATTAATTTTGCTAAGCGTTCCTGGGTTTTTCTGTAGCACCCACTGAGTTCTTGTCCTGCTTAGAAGTCATTTAAACTTTTACAGTTCTCTTTGGCTACTTGGGTGTAGTGGTTTTCTTAGGCACATGTTTC of the Lagopus muta isolate bLagMut1 chromosome 17, bLagMut1 primary, whole genome shotgun sequence genome contains:
- the PITPNB gene encoding phosphatidylinositol transfer protein beta isoform, whose protein sequence is MVLIKEFRVVLPCSVQEYQVGQLYSVAEASKNETGGGEGIQVLINEPYEKDDEKGQYTHKIYHLKSKVPGFVRMIAPEGSLVFHEKAWNAYPYCRTIVTNEYMKDDFFIKIETWHKPDLGTSENVHNLDPNTWKSVEVVHIDIADRTQVEPGDYKADEDPALFQSVKTKRGPLGPNWKKELATDEECPKMCAYKLVTIKFKWWGLQNKVENLIQKQEKRIFTNFHRQLFCWIDKWIDLTMEDIRRMEDETQKELEALRNQGQVRGTSAANDE